tgccattaaaaatgaaattagtcTTCCCATAGAAAGTCTGATATGATTACATAGCAAATTTTCAAAGCGGTTTGTTGTAAGAGTGATTGTTGCAGATGAGATCAGAACTATTTTATGGTTAAGTACTTAACTCTTTAAGCACTGTAAAAGCATAGCTCCTGGCTCTATCTCAGCACAAATGCTATCATTTTCTTAATCTAAGTTAAAAAAAGCGCAACGACAACCACTGATTCTACTAGGAAACAGACTGAACTTTGTAACCTACAAAAGTACATCAGTGCTGTTTTACTGCAAACCATTTTCTACTATCTGTtcatacaggggaaaaaatgcccttctttctttcctcctcctccaaaaaatataaaagtctTACTTTGATTGCTTTCCTGGCTTTGctcttgatttttcatttttaatagcataCTTTCATTAACATATGTAGAATCCATATCAACAACTTCCCCTCCGACTCTTGACTGAGAACCAccctaaataaaaaaagcaaacacgACAACTGCACTCAGGAGCAACTGGTATAGTCAGTGTCATCGCCGTATATCTGAAACACTTTCACAACAAGTTACTGGCATCTTTTTGGACACtttctgtgatgttttttctgcagtaatgtCTGCATGATAAAGACGTAAAATCtacataagaaaataatattttgaaattcaaatgtgAAGCATTTATCTGGTGGATTACATTACCTGATGGGCAAGAAATGCCTTAAAAGTTTTCATGTTAAATTCCACAAAGATAAAAAGTAACAatgaaacatacagaaattaaaaactagtcaaattaatacattttaagatAGCCTTTAAGTGAGACAAAACAAATAGACTTCAGGGAAATTCTCAGAGATCCTAATAACCAACCTGCACCcaactcaaagaaaaataatagtcaTTATCTACACATTTGCTATTACTTAACATAAAGAGATATCACGGTGaacattttcacaggaaaaattatgaagtttagaactttttttttgtcttaaaagaaacccaaaaccacccccaaacACATCAGTTTCATACTGAGTAGCCACCTGGCTGAATTTATCAAATACAACTAGACAGTGGAAATGTTTTAGAATAACTGTAGTGTACTATGcataaacaaacatttcaagAGTGCAAACAAATACCAAATGAATTTAGATTTTTGTTAAACAGTGGTTTTGGTCTGCCCAGAATAGAGTTCATGGAGTTTAGAGTTCATGGAGAATAGAGTTCAACCTTTGTAGGCTTTCTTCAAAATCATAGAACATGCAGACTTTTTGCGCAAGTTTACCTTTGTATCGATCACAGTAATGTCCATTTTGTACTGTGAAAGGTCAGCTCCTGGATCTATGCTCCACTGGAGGTTTTCTAAAGAAGGTTTATCTTTCAGGTCTGGATGCAGAGAATatgagaaaaaaggcaaataatcaGAATACAATTCTGCCAACAGCATCCTATAGCGTCATAATTATAAGTCAGCTTTCCTTTTATCAATTCATCTTTGGGTTTAGGGATTGATTTTTCTCAAACAATGAACATGCTCATTTTTGTAAATCATATCTTGTCTGAAGAGTTAGAAGTAGATCTTTAAGTTTTTTGTCATATGCAGGGAGCACATTACTCCTTTGTGTTTGTATGAGGTATGTAATACATAAAATACTCTTGCACGTAAAATCTCTGCACTGTGTAAATCAAGTAGTATTAATACTGGATAGAAGACATTAGATCAATAAGAATACAAAAGTCAGGTCTTAGAATACAAAAGAGTACAAAAGTGTCTGGTCATTGTTCCAGAGATGGCTCTTGATTTATCTGTGAAGTAGAGGTTTAGATTCCAAGCTACATGGCCACACCAACTGCcgacagattttttttaaattcacaatgcaagtatttctaaataaagtATGAAGCGTAACAGCTCAGCTAAGGAGTACAGAAGCAGTGATTCTACAATCCCAGtgcaaaaaataagttttcagaCTGGGAACACTTAACAGGAAAGAAGATACAACTTCTAGGAAGAATACTTGGCAGCATCTGTTCATTATCATTAAAGGTATAAATTTCTTTAACAGATCATCAGGaatcatgaaaaatattaacaaaatgaCTTACCCTTACACTTCACATGCTGCAGTAAACAACAATgctaaataaatgagaaagaacaAGATTCCTAGCCTGTTGAGTTTACAGCTGAATGCCAatgatatatttattatatagtAGCAAAAGAATGCCAGGAAGACACAGATTGAAAATGTGGGGGATGATCTTGAGAAGTCCTGAATAGGATGAGACTAAGTTAGAAGCAGAACAGAGAACGTGATTAAAGTGGGAgaaaagaagatattaaaaattctaTTAAATCATAGCACAGGCTGGAAGGGTGGGGGGCAataaaaggaacattttcatCAAGTTACCTTGCTCATTTtgcagtgctttattttttgataGTCTACAAGGGTTTGGCTGAAGTACAGATGCTGGTTCAGACTCTCCATGTCCtgtccttgttttctttctatttggTACATGGCCACTGGCAACCTAACAACATATTGCAATTTTACTATTTCCCAAAACTTTAATAtttcaaaggagaaggaaaaaaaaaagtcagaaaagcaTACCTTCACATCATCAAAAAGTTGCTCTGTCTCTGCAGAACTTGGCAGTGGTGCAATTTTGAAGGGAGGAACTTCTTCTTTCATTTGGATCTGGTTTTTCTTATCTGGGAATGTTTTTCCCAGCATTGGCTCTTCTACATAGGATTCCTCTTGTAGATCTCTGCCAAACAAACATCTCTCATTGTTGGCATTTTGAATGGATGATGAACCTTCAGGAATGGGCTTTCCTAGCTGTGAAAAAATGTCATGCAGAGTCACCTGTTTCAGTCTATTTTTAGAGGTCTCCTcacttccctgttttttctcttgacaACGAACTCCAGAGAAGCGATCAGACAGATCCAAGGGCTTATCAACTGTATGTTCCCCATTAATATGCTGAATGTCCGATCGAAAGGGCATAGAGTTCTCTTTGTTGAAGGATGTTTTTTCACAGCTAATTGCATGCTCATCTTCAGCTTTCTTTCTCTTAGCACACCTGCTTTCTAGCTGCCTCTGGTGTACGAGAAGGAAATCGCTCTCAATCACCTCATTTTTAGCTGCACAAGTGTTTCCAACACAGGTTACTGCCTCATTACTCCTCTTTTTCACAACCATTTGCCTATTGATAGAGGCCTGGCTGATAACGGAGTTGATTTCAGTTCCAAGATTCAGCGGTGCAACAAAAGCAACATCTTCAGATTTTGATCTACTTTTATGAGATCTGGAACTGGAAGGACTGTTGAAGAGGTTGGTTTTGAGATGAGGCTTCAATCCTGGATCTAGATTACAAGAGGTATGACTTGTACTTGAGTTGTTCTTCATATTGCTAGAAGCTCCAAAAACAGGAGAGGCTACCTGAGAATCCCAGTCAACATGTGGTGGAGTGTTCTGAGATGGATCTGAAAGACTGAATACAATGAGAGAGGAGATATTTTTCTGGAGTACAcagggggctgggaggagagaaagggatATACAAAAATTGTAAGTTTCCTACCAGTGATCTACTTTAAAGCTGTCAGAGATGCTAGTattaactgaaaacagaagcaaaaagaaaagggaaatttttgGTCTAGGACTAAGTACTGTTGCACTTAGAGCTGTAAAAGGCAAAACACAACACAGACCTTGTCCTTCGTTTTAGTATGGTGTGAAATTCTGTTCCACTTGCAACTGAGAACCAAGGACATAATTAATTAAGCCTACGTAGGAATCTCTTCTACCAAAGGACTCCCTACCTTTCAATGCAGTGAAATGGAAGAAAGTGAGAATGGTTGTGATAGCAGTCTATCTAGGTTCTTGCATAGATCTTATAACCACAATAACAGATTCTCAAAGCTTCTgcaagtgaaggaaaaatgtgCAAGCTTCTTTCAGGTACTCTGTTTTTTACTTGCCGTCACCAAAACATGCATTTAAGATGACAAATAGGggctaaaaaaaatttcagtttagaCTACAACATCTTGAGGAGACTGGGAAGGGCAGCAGTCAACTGGTAGGACATCTAGCCAGCAGAAAAGTTTTATGATCATTTTCCTACCCCAGCTCTAGGCCCCTTACCCCTAGGTTTATGGGCCTCAGAAGATACCTCACAATAATAAGTCAGTGAGGGAGGGACTGTGTACATAGAAAGCCCAAATCAGAAGTTTAAGAATGAAGTAGAAGTCCACAGTTTTGCATTCTATCAGTTCCTTTGCTTCTGATGTTATTTACTTGAAAGAAGCCAGtataatatgaaaatatttacttccaTGTCTGTACCTTTAAAGCAAACTGCTGTTAGGTTTTAAATTCTACTAAAACCAGAACTTCATATAAGCCTGTTTAAAACAATACTATTATAACCAAGTAGAAACACACCCTAAATTGTTGTCATCATTTCTTGATTCAGAAGCTGGATGTTTTCTTGAGTCTTCAGACTGCATGTTCTCTGGGGCCTGGTTCATCACAACATTAGTGCAGGGAGGACTCAGTACACTCTGGGACTCCTGACAAGgagtgaaggaaaacaaagaaaggaagtgTGAGAAGCtattagaattaaaaattagaaatatggTAGGTTTGCACATAAATATTCTGAAGACCGATTCAAATTGAACCATTcaaaactctgaaaaataataaaagttacAAGAGATGAAATTTTGACCAACAACTTTAAAGAAATCttatggaaattaaaaagtttcatcattcaaatgcacacacacacacaaaatagtCTGCATACTATCATTTTCACTGTAGTTACCAAGCAAAAACATCAAATAATCTCACCTGAGTCACCAAACAGTCTCATCACCAAATAATCTTTTTTAGTGTCTTAGACTGGATTACTGCACAAAGGGAGTTTGGCAGACCCAACGATTTAGTCCACTGTCTTAGTCAAACTTGAAAGTTGTATACACAGCAGGAACTGTGCCCCTACCCTCCTCCCCAACCCCCGGACAGGTCAGCACAGTTATATCTCTTCTGGCTAGAGCAATTCTGTAATGAGTaagcaaaagcaaatcaaaGTGAGCTTACTGAAACTCAGAATActtttgcagaattttaatgcaaaagagaaaaatactgtttttgaAAACAACTGGTACAAAAAGCTGATTATGTAAGAGATCTGGGAATACTACTTACAGACTCCTCTTGAACAGCAAGTCCAATTGTTTCTGCCACGACTGCAGCCAAGTTAAAAGATGGCTTTGGAACAGGATAGCCTCCCATCCTTGGTTTATCTTTATAAGTAGAAAGATGCTCACAATAAGTTACATATACATTATAGTATCTTACTCCACTCACACAGATGGTACAAACACAGAACTAAAAAGAtcacaaattaaaatcagtaatCATGGAAATAGTTTCAGCTGTGTCAGATAAAAATTGTATCTGGAAGTGGTAAGTGGAGAAGGGGAGCAAAAGAAGAATTTCTAGTGAGAGCAAACTGCTGTATCATCACAGAGAAATATACTTCCAATTTGAATACAGCTccccaaaattaaaatacaaagacaagTCAATGTAAAAGTTGCTTTTCAAACTCTCAGGGCATGAATAGTCTGAGAAAAGCATGTAGAACAGTGATAATGTATATTTATAGCAAAATGCTTGTGTTGCGTCATTTCCTAGGTGACACACAATTattcttcctgtgtttttattaggaaaacaaatagaTGAGTTTCCCTTCTTTCAGGGGTTTAACATTACTCAGTTTATTAAACTGGGGCAAGGTAATATGATGGGAAAGTACAAGAACTACAACCACCACAACCCTGACCTGCACAAATAACTCCAAAATGCTGATTCTCACAGTCATTTATAGttaaatacttcacagaaaaaaaaaataaaaaatcagggACACAGAAAGTTCTTGTCAAAGAACTGTTTATGGAGAAGGACTTAAGACTTAAAGACTTGTACCAATTCACAATTGCAAAAAAGGGAATAATTAACAGAAGCACTTCTAAATGTTACATATTCGTGTCAGACAGAAGTGCAATTCTCAGAATATTTTACCTCCTGTACAGTTGGAAAATCAGACGCAAGACAATTGGATAAGTCGCCTAAAATATAAGGTATCTGCAGTAAGAGCTACACTGagcttcttttattcttttcttgaCCCTAAGCCCTGATGCTATGCCACTAGATCATGTATCTAGTGGCACACAGATAGGCATTAAAAGATAGGCGTTTCAGCAGCAATTCTGTGATTAAACATAATATCCTTTTTCTGGCTCCTGTGTTTAAAGAGATGAACCCTCAGTTGTTGATGAACGCTCAGTTTTATAACATTTTTGCCTTATTTTGAATGGAATTAGAACTAAATCTATTAATATACTTACTTTGTACAGGGGACAGTTGTGAATCACAGGTGTCTGCCACTAGTATCTCTTCTCCGTGGTGACTGTTCACTTGTGTGGAATACAGTGGAATTTTTTCAAACTCTTGGAGAAGATGTAGAAACATTTTCACACAGTGAAATTAGGTATCCTGTTGTGATAATTTTGTGTAGATACAGACAACAATCCTGATCTTAAAAGCACTTGAATGTGAATTCTGATATGTCAGTAGATCCAGTAACCTAAGCacatctgattatttttattctgaggtATCACTATGACAAATTAgtcaaatatttcatattaatcCTTTCTCTCACAAATATGAGCCTAGCCAGTCAGCCATAAAACAATACCAACACATAATTACATCACTTTCTATACTAACCACATTAAAAGTATGTATTCAATCTGTATTTGACCTGTTAATATGGCAACAAAACTATTAAAGAGTAAACCATCCAAGGGAATAATTTTCTGCATCATCTAAGGTaatgaaaaggtgaaaaaccTGAGATTTTAATCATGACCAACTTTGTACCACGTAGTCCTTTCTATCTGGACACCAACAGCTTTTCATAGCCATTAACTGTGATAGGTATTTACACCATTTCCTACATATTTAACTTTGGTTTAATTAAGTATCTcaattttttattcagaaaatggAGAGAAGTAGGTATGTTTAGAAAGGAGAAACTATTCACAGCACTAAAAttacatatgcaaaataaagGGCATGAATAACCAACCCACCCTTTTCACCCCACAGTTGTGCTATTTTTGTTCTTGGAAATAAGCTTTTAGTCAAGACTTATATTGAGATGTAATCATATTGtatctaaaatacttttttttattccgTAAGATAAATTAACACATTAAGAGCACCTGGACTGTTTATCATATTTCCTATGTATCATTAAAATAGAAGCCTGAAGTCCCTTATTTCACAAAAGTATTTCttacagttaaaatacattAGAGCTATTTCTATGACattacagaattaattttagaaattaaatgtgCACAATACTTCTGGACTTAgacacaaaacaaatgcaagcaGTGCATCAGTACCAGAAAAAGAATGATCATGTAGCTGCTAGAATTAGATATCTATCAGTTTCAGTAATGTTACTTCAATTGCAGAATAATTGCTGAATGtggcaaaacatttatttctctctccactAGGTGGTGACATAACTGTACGCACAAGTCAAAccctaacatttttttttagttagttGGGAGTTACAGAAGAGATATGGGTTGGAAAACTGTTATATTTGCATGTGGATGTCGATGAAGAAAAGTAGGAGGTTGAGATAAGCTTTGAGCATATCACTGATATAACAGTTACTgctaaagatatttttcccctgACTCATGTATTATagcataaatggaaaaaagccaaacaaagactggtttttttttagttttcaccCTTTGCAATCGAATTTATacataatctttttctttagcccttaaaaatatattaaaaaaataaaatacaatactCTTACCACTGTTGCTTTCTGCAAGTTCCAAATCCGGGTGTGTATGTTCTGTGTATCGGATATGcctattctctttttttcttctcatacgATTAACCACAGAAAATGATGAAGTCAGAACTGGAGAATCTGGAATGACTCCTTCTTCTAATTCCACTGCTTGCTGCTTTCGTTCCCTGGAGACCAAATTAGGTGGTCAATAAAACCCCAAGTCAGCAAGATTAAGAGCTTTCATTTCAGCAAGCAGGACTATCATATGGTTCAAGAAAGCAacaatttagaaaaaacagcttctcaATAACATTACAGTGTAAAAAAGTAATACTAGAACCCAGTTTTTAGACACATCTAACAACAAACTCACACTTGCTCCCATCAAGCATAAGAACAGCATACAACCCTAGCTCTTCACATTTGAAGTCAACATTTAACTACTGCACTATGGAAGACCTTCCCTGGGAGAAACTAGGGACTGTAGAGTTTCTA
Above is a genomic segment from Ciconia boyciana chromosome 2, ASM3463844v1, whole genome shotgun sequence containing:
- the RBBP8 gene encoding DNA endonuclease RBBP8, with translation MNASGGSCGSPSSAEPTGDFFKELWSKLKECHDKEVQGLQLKISKLKKERCLDAERLEEFYTKNQQLREQQKALHDTIKVLEDRLRAGLCDRCAVTEEHMRKKQQEFENIRQQNLKLITELMNEKNNLQDENKKITEQFQQLQKELEERKQQAVELEEGVIPDSPVLTSSFSVVNRMRRKKENRHIRYTEHTHPDLELAESNSEFEKIPLYSTQVNSHHGEEILVADTCDSQLSPVQNKPRMGGYPVPKPSFNLAAVVAETIGLAVQEESESQSVLSPPCTNVVMNQAPENMQSEDSRKHPASESRNDDNNLGLSDPSQNTPPHVDWDSQVASPVFGASSNMKNNSSTSHTSCNLDPGLKPHLKTNLFNSPSSSRSHKSRSKSEDVAFVAPLNLGTEINSVISQASINRQMVVKKRSNEAVTCVGNTCAAKNEVIESDFLLVHQRQLESRCAKRKKAEDEHAISCEKTSFNKENSMPFRSDIQHINGEHTVDKPLDLSDRFSGVRCQEKKQGSEETSKNRLKQVTLHDIFSQLGKPIPEGSSSIQNANNERCLFGRDLQEESYVEEPMLGKTFPDKKNQIQMKEEVPPFKIAPLPSSAETEQLFDDVKVASGHVPNRKKTRTGHGESEPASVLQPNPCRLSKNKALQNEQDLKDKPSLENLQWSIDPGADLSQYKMDITVIDTKGGSQSRVGGEVVDMDSTYVNESMLLKMKNQEQSQESNQRGEKKMNTTLTEMFDRTTHEEYESCLPEDSPSACDEKETLHDEEQDKGITAASKKLKKHEDKQDKAKQKAFVEPYFKSDERKNTVLDFPHIEVIRKKEERRKLPGHTCKECEIYYADIPEEEREKKLASCSRHRFRYIPPNTPENFWEVGFPSTQTCVERGYIKEDLAPCQRPKRRQPYAVMFSPKGKEQKT